One Aegilops tauschii subsp. strangulata cultivar AL8/78 chromosome 2, Aet v6.0, whole genome shotgun sequence genomic window, CGCGGAAGGATCATGGCTTGACCTTCCGGCTGTGGTAGTGGCGCAggccctgctggtagatggcggaccagcTAAGTGCCAGCAGCCGGCCCtcctccagcaggtcgacgccgtcttctcgcgcctcCTTCGCCTCCGCCTTCATGTACATGGTGATGcgaggcgagtcaaactcgatgtcagttgggatgacggccttgGACCCATACACGAGGAAGAAGGGAGTGAAGCTGGATGCTTTGTTTGGATTATTCTGGAGACTCTAGAGGACGGCCAGCAGCTCTTCGATCTAGCAGCCGACCGAGCGCTCCAGCGGCTCGACCAGTTGGGGCTTGATTTCAGACAGGATGacgccgtttgctcgctcgacctggccatttgactatggatgggcaacggacgctaagtctagTCGAATGCCATGCGCCGCGTAGAAATGGGCCAAGgcacctttggcaaagtttgtgccgttgtcggtgatgatgctgtgcggtacgccgtaccggacggtgatatctgcgatgaaggtcacagcagtcggaccgttGAGCTTCTTGactggctttgcttcaatccacttggtgaatttgtccacggcgaccagcagatgggtcatgccaccgtgtgctgtcttgaatggacccaccatgtccagcccctaGACGGCAAACGGCCAGGTTAGgaggatggtcttgagtgcagaagccggcagatgttgcttggagctgaagcgTTGGCACCCCTTGCACTTCTTGACCAAATCCTTGGCGTcgtccaaagcagtcggccagaagaatccatggcaaaaagctttggcaacaagggatctggaggccgcgtggtggccgcattcgccttggtgaaTATCTCTGAGGCTCTTCTCCGGctctacgcagcgctggaagacgcCAGTCACGCTGCGCCTAACAAGCTCTCTGTTCACTATTGTGTATGTGCTGCCCGACATTGCACCTGCCGGGCCAAAATCTCGTCGGCTGGTAGCTCTCTGCTATCCATGAAGCTGAGGATGGGCTGCGCCCAAGATGGTGCTTCTACCACTGTCATCATGGCCACTGGTACCagggcggttgggttgggaggcgGCGGGTCGTAGCGGGCCGCTGCTTCCTGCGTTGTTGATGTCCCTGGGCCggctgctgcagcccccgggccgtgttctgaagtccccaggccgggtgcgagtgctgcagtccccggaccgcctgccgaagtccccgggccggctgctgcagtccccggaccacctgccgaagtccccgggccgactgctgtagtCCCCGAGCCAGATCCGACTGCTCCGGGGACAGTCGGCACGAAGATGGACTCTGATTCCGGCGAAGGCTTGATAGACGGCTTGCGCAGGCACTGGAGGGAGACGTCGTCTTGTATTGCctgccgggtggagccgatccgtgccagggcatcagcttgctcgttgtcggcccgtggcacgtgaaggaactcacacccgtcgaagtatccactgatctgctggaaGAGGAAGCGGCAGCTTGCCATGttagtgttggggatcgtagcagaaatttaaaattttctacgtatcaccaagatcaatctatggagtcatctagcaacgagagagaggggagtgcatctacatacccttgtagatcgcgcgcggaagcgttcaagagaacggggttgatggagtcgtactcgtcgtgatccaaatcaccgatgatcctagcgccgaacggacggcacctccgcgttcaacacacgtacggagcgggaacgtctcctccttcttgatccaacaaggggggaggagaagttgatggagatccagcagcacgacggcgtggtggtggaagtagcgggatcccggcagggctttgcgaagcgcaagcggggaggaagaggtgtcacgggagggagggaggcgccagggcttggggtgctgctcccatgcgcctccccactatatataggggtggagggggctggtttcttgccctccaagtccattggggcgttggcaaaggcgggggaaagaaatcccatcatttcccttccccaccgattgttatcccccttttttagggatcttgatcttatcccttcgggatatgatcttattccttctaaggtgggatcttggtgcgccttgaccaggggtgtggggccttgcccccactacccacgttcatgtgggtcccctatgcaggtgggccccacttcgaaaccttctagaaccttcccggtacaataccgaaaaatcctgaacattttccggtggccaaaataggacttcccatatataaatctttacctcaggaccattccggaactcctcgtgacgtccgggatctcatccgagactccgaacaactttcggttaaccgcatactaatatctctacaactctagcgtcaccgaaccttaagtgtgtagaccctacgagttcgggagacatgcagacatgaccgagacgactctccggtcaataaccaacagcgggatctggatacccatgttggctcccacatgttccacgatgatctcatcggatgaaccacgatgtcgaggattcaatcaatcccgtatacaattccctttgtcaatcggtacattacttgcctgagattcgatcgtcggtatcccaataccttgttcaatctcgttactggcaagtcactttactcgtaccgtaatgcatgatcccgtgaccaaacacttggtcacattgagctcattatgatgatgcattaccgagtgggcccagagatacctctccgtcatacggagtgacaaatcccagtttcgattcatgccaacccaacagacactttcagagatacccgtagtgcacctttatagccacccagttacgttgtgacgtttggcacacccaaagcactcctatggtatccgggagttgcacaatctcatggtctaaggaaatgatacttgacatttggaaaagctctagcaaacgaactacacgatcttgtgctatgcttaggattgggtcttgtccatcacatcattctcctaatgatgtgatcccgttatcaatgacatccaatgtccatagtcaggaaaccatgactatctgttgatcaacgagctagtcaactaga contains:
- the LOC141041179 gene encoding uncharacterized protein: MRTGLGVGIVLTSPKCDKLKYMLQIHFAASNNMAEYEALVLGLRLAKEIGIRRVLCYSDSDLAVIPTDIEFDSPRITMYMKAEAKEAREDGVDLLEEGRLLALSWSAIYQQGLRHYHSRKVKP